In Choristoneura fumiferana chromosome 21, NRCan_CFum_1, whole genome shotgun sequence, a single genomic region encodes these proteins:
- the LOC141439955 gene encoding alpha-(1,3)-fucosyltransferase C-like, which yields MTRSILKWKPYFGSFYNIDNGNAPFVRNNCAHQNCFVVSEGDLDQPITDYDAILFQVEGMLFNDYQFLPKYRSPKQKYIFTAINPSQNYPICHEFYNNYFNWTWTFKLDSDIPWGYFKVLDMKGKIVGPKRDMVWQTDMKPIDIRLKRQLSSKSDLAALFLPHCFTENTRTKFVHELQTNLTELGDWSVHVFNECGEFKCARGTSACGKMLARDYFFYLAFENYIAEDFVTEKVVIALTNYVVPVVYGGANYSRFLPPGSYLNARKLGPKRLAEQMVYLMENQTAYQDFFRWTRYYQYSENTKDICTLCAMLNDDNAETYSSHANLIEWWNVHIVTA from the exons ATGACCAGAAGTATCCTAAAATGGAAGCCATATTTCGGAAGTTTCTATAACATTGACAACGGTAACGCGCCTTTCGTCCGAAACAACTGCGCGCACCAAAACTGTTTCGTAGTATCAGAAGGTGACCTGGATCAACCCATCACTGATTACGACGCTATCCTCTTCCAAGTGGAAGGGATGCTGTTCAACGATTACCAGTTCCTACCAAAATATAGATCtccaaaacaaaaatacatcttcACTGCCATCAACCCAAGCCAGAACTATCCTATTTGCCATGAATTCTACAATAACTACTTCAATTGGACTTGGACTTTCAAGCTAGATTCGGATATACCCTGGGGATACTTTAAAGTCTTGGATATGAAAGGGAAAATTGTTGGTCCGAAGAGGGACATGGTTTGGCAGACTGACATGAAGCCAATTGACATCAGATTGAAGAGACAATTGAGCTCAAAGTCAGATTTAGCTGCGCTGTTCCTTCCACATTGCTTCACGGAAAACACAAGGACCAAGTTTGTACATGAGCTCCAAACAAATTTGACAGAACTTGGTGATTGGTCGGTGCATGTGTTCAATGAGTGTGGAGAGTTTAAATGCGCCCGAGGGACATCAGCTTGTGGCAAAATGCTGGCAAGGGACTACTTCTTTTATCTGGCATTTGAAAACTACATCGCGGAAGATTTTGTCACTGAAAAGGTGGTGATTGCGTTGACGAATTATGTCGTGCCTGTGGTTTATGGTGGCGCCAACTATTCAAG GTTTTTACCGCCGGGAAGCTACTTGAACGCACGCAAACTGGGGCCAAAACGACTAGCGGAGCAGATGGTCTACTTGATGGAAAACCAGACGGCATACCAAGACTTCTTCCGATGGACAAGATATTACCAGTACAGCGAAAATACTAAAGACATCTGTACCCTATGTGCTATGCTTAATGATGATAATGCAGAAACGTATAGTAGCCACGCGAATTTGATTGAGTGGTGGAATG TGCATATAGTGACcgcataa